A genomic segment from Melanotaenia boesemani isolate fMelBoe1 chromosome 9, fMelBoe1.pri, whole genome shotgun sequence encodes:
- the cluha gene encoding clustered mitochondria protein homolog isoform X1: MVSKTDDIPASVPDCNPADLADEAQDGKQTNITHLKDSCGCGHSTDTAMVNGDGAHDHTEEAESKQDGNCEVDGGEDSNEQEVIVIQDTGFTVKIQAPGTEPFDLQVSPQEMVQEIHQVLMDREDTCHRTCFSLQLDGNVLDNFAELKSIEGLQEGSLLKVVEEPYTVREARIHVRHIRDLLKSLDPSDAYNGVDCNSLSFLSIFTDGDLGDSGKRKKKGNELEQIDCTPPEHILPNSKDRPLVPLQPHNKDWKPMQCLKVLTMSGWNPPPGNRKMHGDLMYLYIVTVEERHVSVTASTRGFYLNQSTTYIFNPKPANPSFLSHSLVELLSQISPAFKKNFTALQKKRVQRHPFERIATPFQVYSWTAPQVDHAMDCVRAEDAYTSRLGYEEHIPGQTRDWNEELQTTRELPRKNLPERLLRERAIFKVHSDFAAAATRGAMAVIDGNVMAINPGEETRMQMFIWNNIFFSLGFDVRDHYRELGGDAAAHAAPTNDLNGVRAYGAVDVEGLYTLGTVVVDYRGYRVTAQSIIPGILEREQEQSVIYGSIDFGKTVVSHSKYLELLDKTSRPLKVQRHNVLNEKEETVELCSSVECKGIIGNDGRHYILDLLRTFPPDLNFLPVDGEDLSPESQRQGFPRKHRHRLPCLRQELIEAFVEHRYLLFMKMAALQLMQQKANKDSSKTDAPAITETTETPIESNADTTQTQTAAAESSSATEVSIDGTSQTDNSTSAASHSEEKFLKPTPNGSLDPATTQNGECKSPLEGKELEESIPGLAQAKELAETLVAEDGSGIDPKSREVVLNACKAVGSISNTSFDIRFNPDIFSPGVRFPDNSVEDIQKQKQLLKDAAAFLVSCQIPSLVKDCLDHSALPMDGATLTEALHQRGINVRYLGTVLEFVEKTPAKVQLEHLYRIGIMELITRCAKHIFKTYLQGVELSALSAAVSHFLNCFLSSFPDAVAHLPPDELVSRRKSRKRRNRVPGGGDNTAWASLTPSELWKNIASEAQSYYHFTIQCDNVDQVVEKYNLQKITLLREISVKTGIQILIKEYNFDSRHKPAFTEEDILNIFPVVKHVNPKASDAFHFFQSGQAKVQQGFLKEGCELINEALNLFNNVYGAMHVEICACLRLLARLNYIMGDHPEALSNQQKAVLMSERVLGIEHPNTIQEYMHLALYCFANGQLSTALKLLYRARYLMLLVCGEDHPEMALIDNNIGLVLHGVMEYDLSLRFLENALTINTKYHGPRSLKVALSHHLVARVYESKAEFRSALQHEKEGYTIYKNQMGEAHEKTKESSEYLKYLTQQAVALQRTMNEIYKNGSNASIMPLKFTAPSMASVLEQLNIINGIIFIPLSQKDLENLKAEVQRRQQLQELGKSDEPTEDNPLELEDKIPID, from the exons GGCACAGTACAGATACAGCCATGGTGAATGGTGATGGGGCTCATGACCATACGGAGGAAGCTGAATCAAAGCAGGATGGTAATTGTGAAGTGGACGGAGGTGAGGATTCCAATGAACAGGAAGTGATAGTTATCCAGGACACAGGCTTTACCGTTAAAATCCAGGCACCTGGAACAGAGCCTTTTGACTTGCAG GTGTCCCCCCAAGAAATGGTGCAGGAAATCCATCAGGTGTTGATGGATCGGGAAGACACCTGCCACCGCACCtgcttttctctgcagctggATGGAAATGTGCTGGACAACTTTGCTGAGCTCAAGTCCATTGAGGGCCTACAGGAGGGCTCATTACTCAAAGTGGTAGAAG AGCCCTACACCGTGCGCGAAGCTCGTATCCATGTGCGCCACATCAGAGACCTGCTGAAAAGTCTGGATCCCTCAGATGCCTACAATGGAGTGGACTGCAACTCTCTGTCTTTCCTCAGCATCTTCACTGATGGAGACCTCGGAG ATAGTGGAAAGCGCAAGAAAAAGGGCAATGAGCTGGAGCAGATCGACTGCACCCCCCCAGAGCACATCCTGCCCAACAGCAAAGACCGCCCCCTGGTGCCCCTCCAGCCACATAACAAGGACTGGAAG CCCATGCAGTGCCTGAAGGTCCTGACCATGAGTGGCTGGAACCCTCCACCTGGAAACAGGAAGATGCATGGTGACCTCATGTACCTCTACATTGTGACTGTGGAGGAGCGGCATGTCAGCGTCACTGCCTCTACGCGCGGCTTCTACCTCAACCA ATCAACTACCTACATCTTTAACCCCAAGCCAGCAAACCCTAGCTTCCTGAGCCATTCTCTGGTGGAGCTGCTTAGCCAGATCAGCCCTGCCTTCAAGAAGAACTTCACTGCCCTGcaaaagaaaag AGTCCAGAGACACCCATTCGAGAGAATAGCTACACCTTTCCAGGTGTACAGCTGGACCGCTCCGCAGGTTGACCATGCAATGGACTGTGTCCGAGCTGAGGATGCTTACACCTCCCGCTTGGGTTATGAGGAGCACATACCTGGACAG ACCAGAGATTGGAACGAGGAGCTCCAGACCACCAGAGAGCTGCCTCGGAAGAACCTGCCTGAGCGGCTGCTGAGGGAAAGAGCTATATTTAAG GTCCACAGTGACTTTGCAGCTGCTGCCACTCGTGGCGCCATGGCAGTAATTGATGGCAATGTAATGGCCATCAACCCTGGTGAGGAAACACGAATGCAGATGTTCATCTGGAACAACATCTTCTTCAGTCTGGGCTTTGATGTGCGGGACCACTATCGCGAGCTGGGTGGCGACGCGGCCGCCCATGCTGCGCCTACTAATGACTTGAATGGAGTACGAGCTTACGGGGCAGTGGACGTGGAGGGTCTCTACACCCTGGGAACGGTTGTAGTAGACTACAGAGGCTATCGTGTCACAGCCCAGTCCATCATCCCAGGTATTCTGGAGCGTGAGCAGGAGCAGAGCGTCATCTATGGCTCCATTGACTTTGGAAAGACTGTTGTGTCCCACAGCAAATACCTAGAGCTGCTTGATAAAACCAGCAGACCACTTAAG GTTCAGCGGCACAATGTActgaatgaaaaagaagagacagTGGAGTTGTGCTCCTCAGTTGAATGTAAAGGCATCATTGGGAATGATGGCAGACACTACATTCTGGACCTTCTTCGCACCTTCCCCCCTGACCTCAACTTCCTGCCTGTGGATGGAGAGGATCTGTCTCCAGAGAGCCAGCGTCAAGGCTTCCCTCGCAAGCACCGCCATCGCTTGCCCTGTCTTCGGCAAGAGCTCATTGAAGCCTTTGTTGAGCACAG ATATCTTCTCTTCATGAAGATGGCAGCATTGCAGCTCATGCAGCAAAAAGCTAACAAGGACTCTAGCAAGACTGATGCACCTGCCATCACTGAAACCACAGAGACACCCATAGAGAGCAATGCAGATACAACCCAGACACAGACTGCTGCTGCAGAGTCTTCTAGTGCAACAGAAGTCTCCATAGATGGCACAAGCCAAACAGACAACAGCACCTCTGCTGCCTCACACAGTGAAGAAAAGTTCTTGAAGCCCACACCAAATGGGTCTCTGGACCCTGCAACCACACAGAATGGGGAATGCAAAAGCCCACTGGAGGGTAAGGAGCTTGAGGAAAGTATTCCAGGATTAGCTCAGGCCAAAGAGCTGGCGGAGACCTTAGTTGCCGAAGATGGATCTGGTATTG ACCCCAAAAGCCGAGAAGTGGTTCTGAATGCCTGCAAAGCCGTCGGCTCCATCAGCAACACATCTTTTGATATCCGTTTCAACCCAGACATCTTCTCGCCAG GAGTGCGTTTCCCTGACAACAGTGTTGAGGACATACAGAAGCAGAAGCAGCTTCTCAAAgatgctgctgccttcctggtgTCCTGTCAAATCCCCTCACTG GTGAAAGACTGTTTGGACCATAGCGCTCTGCCCATGGATGGAGCCACACTAACGGAGGCTTTGCACCAGAGAGGCATCAATGTTCGCTATTTGGGCACGGTTCTGGAGTTTGTGGAGAAGACCCCTGCCAAAGTGCAGCTGGAGCACTTATAT AGAATAGGAATCATGGAGCTGATCACAAGATGTGCAAAACATATCTTCAAAACATACCTCCAG GGTGTGGAGTTGTCCgctctgtctgcagctgtaagCCATTTTCTGAACTGCTTCTTAAGCTCCTTCCCCGACGCCGTCGCCCACCTGCCTCCCGATGAGCTGGTGTCACGTCGCAAGAGCCGAAAACGTCGCAACAGGGTTCCCGGTGGCGGCGACAACACTGCGTGGGCCAGCCTGACACCCAGCGAGCTGTGGAAGAATATTGCCTCTGAGGCTCAGAGCTATTATCACTTCACCATACAGTG TGATAATGTTGACCAAGTGGTGGAGAAATACAACCTACAGAAAATCACCCTTCTCAGAGAAATTTCAGTCAAAACTGGCATCCAG ATCCTGATTAAGGAGTACAACTTTGACAGCCGCCACAAGCCCGCCTTCACAGAGGAGGACATCCTGAATATTTTTCCTGTTGTGAAGCATGTAAACCCAAAAGCCTCAGATGCTTTCCACTTCTTCCAAAGTGGGCAGGCCAAAGTGCAGCAAG gttttctgAAGGAGGGTTGTGAGCTGATCAATGAGGCTCTCAACCTCTTCAACAACGTGTATGGAGCCATGCATGTAGAAATCTGTGCCTGTCTTCGCCTGCTGGCACGACTTAATTACATCATGGGAGACCACCCTGAG GCTCTAAGCAACCAGCAAAAGGCTGTTCTGATGAGTGAAAGAGTTCTTGGTATCGAGCATCCCAACACTATTCAAGAATAT aTGCACTTGGCTCTGTACTGCTTTGCCAATGGCCAGCTTTCCACTGCCCTGAAGCTGCTGTATCGCGCTCGTTACCTCATGTTGTTGGTTTGTGGGGAGGACCACCCAGAGATGGCACTAATAGAC AATAACATTGGGCTGGTGCTGCACGGAGTGATGGAGTATGATTTATCTCTGAGATTCCTGGAAAATGCCTTGACCATCAACACAAAGTACCATGGACCCCGCTCTCTGAAAGTGGCACTCAG CCATCATTTGGTTGCAAGGGTTTACGAGAGCAAGGCCGAGTTCCGCTCTGCGCTACAGCACGAGAAGGAGGGTTACACCATTTACAAGAACCAG ATGGGTGAGGCGCATGAGAAAACTAAGGAGAGCTCAGAGTATCTGAAGTACCTGACCCAGCAGGCTGTGGCCCTGCAGAGAACTATGAATGAGATCTACAAGAACGGCTCCAATGCCAGCATCATGCCCCTCAAG TTCACTGCACCCAGCATGGCCAGTGTCCTAGAGCAGCTCAACATCATCAATGGCATCATCTTTATACCACTCAG cCAAAAGGATCTGGAGAACCTGAAGGCAGAGGTGCAGAGGagacagcagctgcaggagctgGGAAAGAGCGATGAGCCCACTGAGGACAACCCACTGGAACTAGAAGACAAAATTCCCATTGATTAA